A single window of Halococcus saccharolyticus DSM 5350 DNA harbors:
- the cofH gene encoding 7,8-didemethyl-8-hydroxy-5-deazariboflavin synthase subunit CofH translates to MLEPASGAASGSPDTIEFDHVPETDQAFENALAKARDGERLSVEDGVALITTGSDVDGIDTDRKERVLEAADRRRAEVVGEEVTFVANLNNNVTTACNTGCLFCNFKDTAANFESDSNVDHAGFTKTLDESREVVRDAVDRGVSEVTSVSGLHPGLALDDEHHEILRSFDNPASDVNYKPPEQYETPPGTYIEQMRAMSVGGVHLHSMTPEEAYHANRGTDRSYETVYRRLADAGLDSAPGTAAEILVDEVRDVICPGKIDTGEWIAAMEGAVAAGLPVTATMMYGHVENERHRVLHLDRIRRLQDRTGAITEFVPLSFIYQQTPLYERGIVSGGASDAEDELLIAVSRLFLDNVDHIQSSWVKFGDEKGLKLLNCGADDFMGTILSEEITKRAGGSYGEFRSFADYVDMISAIGRVPVERSMDYEECRRLDPDANPVGPVLGPRADGTPLLS, encoded by the coding sequence ATGCTCGAACCCGCAAGCGGTGCAGCGTCAGGGAGTCCCGACACGATCGAGTTCGATCACGTGCCAGAGACCGACCAAGCGTTCGAGAACGCCCTCGCGAAGGCACGTGACGGCGAGCGCCTTTCTGTCGAAGACGGTGTGGCGCTCATCACGACGGGCTCCGACGTCGATGGTATCGATACCGATCGAAAAGAGCGGGTGCTGGAGGCTGCCGATCGCCGTCGCGCTGAGGTCGTCGGCGAGGAAGTCACGTTCGTGGCGAACCTGAACAACAACGTTACCACGGCATGCAACACCGGCTGTCTGTTCTGCAACTTCAAAGATACTGCTGCGAACTTCGAGTCCGACTCTAACGTCGATCACGCCGGCTTCACGAAGACCCTCGACGAGTCGCGCGAGGTCGTCCGCGACGCCGTCGATCGGGGCGTCTCCGAAGTGACGTCCGTCTCGGGGCTGCACCCGGGCCTTGCGCTCGACGACGAGCATCACGAGATACTCCGATCGTTCGACAACCCGGCGAGCGACGTGAACTACAAACCACCCGAGCAGTACGAGACGCCGCCTGGAACCTACATCGAACAGATGCGGGCGATGTCGGTCGGGGGCGTCCACCTCCACTCGATGACGCCCGAGGAGGCTTACCACGCCAATCGAGGTACCGATCGGAGCTACGAGACCGTCTACCGCCGGCTCGCCGACGCCGGCCTCGACTCGGCCCCCGGTACAGCCGCCGAAATCCTCGTCGACGAGGTGCGCGACGTCATCTGTCCCGGCAAGATCGACACCGGGGAGTGGATCGCGGCGATGGAGGGCGCGGTCGCGGCGGGGTTGCCCGTCACGGCGACGATGATGTACGGCCATGTCGAGAACGAGCGCCACCGCGTGCTGCATCTCGACCGCATCCGTCGGCTCCAGGACCGCACCGGTGCGATTACCGAGTTCGTGCCCCTCTCCTTCATATACCAGCAGACACCGCTGTACGAGCGCGGGATCGTCTCGGGCGGCGCGAGCGACGCCGAGGACGAACTCCTGATCGCCGTTTCTCGATTGTTTCTCGACAACGTCGATCACATCCAATCGAGCTGGGTGAAGTTCGGCGACGAGAAGGGGCTGAAACTCCTGAACTGCGGCGCGGACGACTTCATGGGGACGATCCTCTCCGAGGAAATCACGAAGCGCGCCGGCGGAAGCTACGGCGAGTTCCGGTCGTTCGCCGACTACGTCGACATGATCTCGGCCATCGGCCGGGTACCGGTTGAGCGCTCGATGGACTACGAGGAGTGCCGACGGCTCGATCCCGACGCCAACCCGGTCGGCCCAGTTCTGGGGCCACGTGCCGACGGGACGCCGCTGCTCTCCTGA
- a CDS encoding dihydroorotase, with the protein MPDLLVTDAQVVSARGVTRPTTIAIDDGRITEVGTDIDADADETVDADGQPVLPGVVDIHNHLHDPELFPERIDFASQTASAVAGGVTTVVELPTQTAITDPEAFRRKRDQCSRLAHVDFGLVAGNVDDPGLDVEGLMAEGTRDFKCFTADPYRIEDRKIVALMDRVGRAGGKVRVHCETQGLLDHARGQIEGSDPEVYMDSRPIEAELNAISRMGWFAEYADCPLHVVHISSGSGAREAARFDGRANVPVTLETCPHYLAFSKDDVAEKGPYLKVNPSLKSGREVERLWDAVADGTIDLVASEHFPTYEEERARGWDDIWEPYAGLPSIETMLEFLASEGVDAGRITWPRLCELVCERPAREAGVFPRKGIVEAGADADLVVFREDEYEVSADDLAYNGGWTPYEGQEWSRRIDTVIRDGAVVARDHEVLSEPGDGSFLARPLGVESDR; encoded by the coding sequence ATGCCAGACCTCCTCGTGACCGACGCGCAGGTCGTGAGCGCGCGTGGCGTCACTCGACCCACGACGATCGCGATCGACGACGGTCGTATCACCGAAGTCGGCACAGATATCGACGCGGATGCCGACGAAACCGTCGATGCCGACGGACAGCCCGTCTTGCCGGGTGTCGTCGACATTCACAACCATCTCCACGATCCCGAGCTGTTCCCCGAGAGGATCGACTTCGCGTCCCAGACCGCGAGCGCCGTCGCCGGCGGCGTCACGACCGTGGTCGAACTCCCCACTCAAACCGCCATCACCGATCCCGAGGCGTTCCGGCGCAAGCGCGACCAGTGCAGCCGGCTCGCCCACGTCGACTTCGGTCTCGTCGCCGGCAACGTCGACGATCCGGGGCTCGACGTCGAGGGACTCATGGCCGAGGGAACGCGCGATTTCAAGTGTTTCACCGCCGACCCGTACCGGATCGAGGATCGGAAGATTGTCGCGCTCATGGACCGTGTGGGCAGGGCGGGCGGCAAGGTACGCGTCCACTGCGAGACCCAGGGGCTCCTCGATCACGCGCGCGGGCAGATCGAGGGCTCCGACCCCGAGGTGTACATGGACTCGCGGCCGATCGAGGCCGAACTCAACGCGATCTCGCGGATGGGGTGGTTCGCCGAGTACGCCGACTGCCCGCTCCACGTCGTCCACATCTCCAGTGGCAGCGGCGCGCGCGAGGCCGCGCGGTTCGACGGGCGGGCGAACGTGCCGGTGACGCTCGAAACCTGCCCGCACTATCTTGCGTTCTCGAAGGACGACGTCGCGGAGAAGGGGCCGTATCTGAAGGTGAACCCGAGCCTCAAATCCGGGAGGGAAGTCGAGCGACTCTGGGACGCGGTCGCCGACGGCACCATCGATCTCGTTGCGAGCGAGCATTTCCCGACCTACGAGGAGGAGCGCGCCCGCGGCTGGGACGACATCTGGGAGCCGTACGCGGGCCTGCCGAGCATCGAGACAATGCTCGAGTTCCTCGCGAGCGAGGGCGTCGACGCGGGCCGGATCACGTGGCCGCGGCTATGCGAACTCGTCTGTGAACGCCCGGCGCGCGAAGCAGGCGTCTTCCCCCGAAAGGGGATCGTCGAGGCGGGTGCGGACGCGGACCTCGTCGTGTTTCGCGAGGACGAGTACGAGGTGTCGGCAGACGATCTCGCGTACAACGGCGGCTGGACGCCGTACGAGGGCCAGGAGTGGAGCCGACGGATCGACACCGTGATCCGGGATGGGGCGGTCGTCGCCCGAGATCACGAGGTGCTGTCGGAGCCAGGCGACGGCTCGTTCCTCGCGCGACCCCTGGGCGTCGAGAGCGATCGCTGA
- a CDS encoding NAD(+)/NADH kinase produces the protein MNGRRLATTERLIVIHSPDSDGPLERVRDVADDHDIEMAAVPVGDPIADVVDRTKETFGVTLGGDGTFFEGVRAFAPREIPFIGVNTGTLAFLATVSPADIEPALEEALQGHATVNERQQLQVTADGIDSTGINDVMIEPVPPENAFDRKITRLEVFVDGEYVGEYDGSGVAVATPTGSTGVSLSAGGPVHFPKNNGSLQVIPLHTHRMGVRPLVVDATSEIEIVSMSAANLLVDGGRAQTQLDADDVVTVSGADATAKIVTTSYDDDFFTSVSEKLGWSVREDRDDRGSHELVADRDTGAIEGADLLTRAQRVAEEAARSVGEPLRELHGETESVEHKSDAADVVTEADYKSEKLITTIIDNEFPGHGIYSEESVAKEADGEYTWLLDPLDGTGNFANGNPNYAVSIALVENGEPVVGVVYAPETDELFSATVDGEARRNGEPIAPTDRDRLEESVLLSGYDPDGSFLSHCYHETRGVRRLGAAALNLCYLASGSADAVWEYDTYPWDVAAGVVIARAAGATVTNRDGSPYTLDFDHDARNDLLGTNGSLHSSLVGHLEGLDAAVPASGD, from the coding sequence ATGAACGGAAGACGCTTAGCGACTACCGAACGGTTGATAGTAATTCACAGTCCGGACAGCGACGGCCCGCTCGAACGGGTCCGTGACGTCGCCGACGACCACGATATCGAGATGGCGGCGGTGCCAGTCGGCGACCCTATCGCGGACGTCGTCGACCGAACCAAGGAAACTTTTGGGGTGACTCTCGGCGGCGACGGCACGTTCTTCGAAGGAGTGCGTGCGTTCGCGCCGCGAGAGATCCCCTTCATCGGCGTGAACACCGGGACGCTCGCCTTCCTTGCGACCGTCTCCCCCGCCGACATCGAGCCCGCGCTTGAAGAGGCGCTCCAGGGTCATGCGACCGTCAACGAGCGCCAGCAGCTCCAGGTCACGGCCGACGGCATCGACAGTACAGGGATCAACGACGTGATGATCGAGCCGGTCCCGCCGGAGAACGCGTTCGACCGGAAGATCACCAGGCTCGAGGTGTTCGTCGACGGCGAGTACGTCGGCGAGTACGACGGCAGCGGCGTCGCGGTCGCGACCCCGACGGGCTCGACCGGCGTCTCGCTGTCGGCGGGCGGGCCAGTCCACTTCCCGAAGAACAACGGATCGCTTCAGGTCATCCCACTTCACACCCACCGGATGGGCGTGCGACCGCTGGTCGTCGACGCCACCTCGGAGATCGAGATCGTGTCGATGAGCGCGGCCAACCTCCTCGTCGACGGCGGCCGGGCACAGACCCAGCTCGACGCCGACGACGTGGTGACCGTCTCGGGCGCGGACGCGACCGCCAAGATCGTCACGACCAGCTACGACGACGACTTCTTCACCTCGGTCTCGGAGAAACTCGGCTGGAGCGTCCGCGAGGATCGGGACGACCGTGGCAGCCACGAACTCGTCGCCGACCGTGATACCGGCGCGATCGAGGGTGCCGATCTGCTCACCCGCGCCCAGCGCGTTGCCGAGGAGGCCGCCAGGAGCGTGGGCGAACCGCTCCGGGAACTCCACGGCGAGACCGAGTCGGTCGAGCACAAATCCGACGCGGCCGACGTCGTGACCGAGGCCGACTACAAGTCCGAGAAGCTCATCACGACCATCATCGACAACGAGTTCCCCGGTCACGGCATCTACTCGGAGGAGTCCGTCGCAAAGGAGGCCGACGGCGAGTACACGTGGCTGCTCGATCCGCTCGACGGCACTGGCAACTTCGCGAACGGCAACCCGAACTACGCGGTCTCGATCGCGCTCGTCGAGAACGGCGAGCCGGTGGTGGGCGTGGTCTACGCCCCCGAGACCGACGAACTGTTCAGCGCGACTGTGGATGGTGAGGCGCGCCGGAACGGCGAGCCGATCGCGCCGACCGATCGCGACAGGCTAGAGGAGAGCGTGCTGCTCTCGGGGTACGATCCCGACGGTTCGTTCCTCTCCCATTGCTATCACGAGACCCGAGGCGTGCGCCGACTGGGGGCCGCCGCGCTCAACCTGTGTTACCTCGCGAGCGGCAGCGCGGACGCGGTCTGGGAGTACGACACCTACCCATGGGACGTGGCCGCGGGGGTCGTCATCGCGCGCGCCGCCGGCGCGACCGTCACGAACCGGGACGGCTCGCCGTACACGCTCGACTTCGACCACGACGCGCGCAACGACCTGCTCGGGACGAACGGCTCGCTCCACTCGTCGCTGGTGGGCCACCTCGAAGGCCTCGACGCGGCGGTGCCGGCGAGCGGCGACTGA
- a CDS encoding nucleotidyltransferase family protein, with protein sequence MTDNTNQPDDTTSGGTSSTIELPTVTANDLANASMPSERVGCIVLAAGTSSRFGDENKLLAETEGEALVRRAAATALASPVDEVVVVVGHEASAVREALSGLNVGVVTNDDYEAGQSTSVHAGVVAARERNWDAAVFALGDMPHVDPASIERLLKAYAADHATILAAAYDRKRGNPTLFDAAHFDALAAIEGDTGGRELIVGSDDAALVETDDPGVVRDVDHRDDIDRLD encoded by the coding sequence ATGACCGACAACACGAACCAACCGGACGACACTACGAGCGGCGGGACCAGTTCGACCATCGAACTGCCGACCGTGACAGCGAACGACCTCGCGAATGCGTCGATGCCCTCCGAACGAGTCGGTTGTATCGTACTCGCCGCGGGAACGAGCAGCCGGTTCGGGGACGAGAACAAACTCCTCGCCGAGACCGAGGGCGAGGCCCTGGTGCGGCGCGCGGCGGCGACGGCGCTCGCGAGTCCCGTCGACGAGGTCGTGGTCGTGGTGGGTCACGAGGCGAGCGCGGTCCGCGAGGCGCTCTCGGGGCTGAACGTCGGGGTCGTGACGAACGACGACTACGAGGCAGGCCAGAGCACGTCGGTCCATGCGGGTGTGGTGGCTGCGCGCGAGCGCAACTGGGACGCGGCGGTGTTCGCACTCGGGGATATGCCCCACGTCGATCCCGCCTCGATCGAGCGACTACTGAAAGCGTACGCAGCCGACCACGCCACGATCCTCGCGGCGGCGTACGACCGAAAGCGCGGCAACCCCACCCTGTTCGACGCGGCCCACTTCGACGCACTCGCGGCGATCGAGGGCGATACCGGTGGTCGGGAGTTGATCGTCGGCAGCGACGATGCGGCTCTCGTCGAGACCGACGATCCCGGTGTGGTGCGTGACGTCGACCATCGAGACGACATCGATCGACTCGACTGA